In the genome of Rhodamnia argentea isolate NSW1041297 chromosome 3, ASM2092103v1, whole genome shotgun sequence, one region contains:
- the LOC115729149 gene encoding protein PYRICULARIA ORYZAE RESISTANCE 21-like, translating into MAEQETKMVIKVDLQCHRCYKKIKKILCEIPQVKDRIFDEKQNTVTITVVCCSPEKVRQKICCKGGCCILRIDIIPPKPVPPPKPVKNDASTQTPPPVLGYPPVYVMGLVYVCPPCHNRGCGWFCPCNCHCRRPPICDSGCGGPPMCRDGCGWPAHECRCQRPLYSRCCD; encoded by the exons ATGGCGGAGCAG GAGACGAAGATGGTGATCAAAGTGGATCTTCAGTGCCATCGCTGCtacaagaagatcaagaaaatccTGTGCGAGATCCCTC AAGTAAAAGATCGAATCTTTGACGAGAAACAAAACACGGTGACGATCACAGTGGTGTGTTGCAGTCCTGAGAAGGTCCGGCAAAAGATTTGTTGCAAGGGAGGATGTTGCATTTTACGCATCGACATTATACCGCCCAAGCCAGTTCCTCCTCCAAAACCAGTTAAAAATGATGCATCCACTCAAACTCCTCCACCGGTACTAGGTTACCCGCCGGTGTATGTGATGGGGCTGGTGTACGTTTGTCCCCCATGTCACAATCGAGGTTGCGGTTGGTTCTGTCCATGCAACTGCCACTGCAGGAGGCCGCCAATCTGCGACAGTGGATGTGGGGGGCCACCGATGTGCCGTGATGGTTGTGGGTGGCCGGCCCACGAGTGCCGATGCCAGAGACCTCTTTACTCGAGGTGCTGCGATTGA